A window of Zalophus californianus isolate mZalCal1 chromosome 17, mZalCal1.pri.v2, whole genome shotgun sequence genomic DNA:
TATGGGCAAACACCCTCCCCTGAAGCCCAAAAGGCCTTTGAGGACAATGCCTGAAGCCGTTCTGTATGGAGCCAAATGCTTTTCCCCACCTCGGCCATCTCAACTCCGAAGGGACAAATTGTGCCAGTGGTAGGGGTTCAAGATGGACACGGGGGTACCATCTGGCAGGTATCTGCCCCTCAGATGGGTCACCCCTGTCTCCCACTGTTAAAGAAAATAGGATCTTGGAAGTGTTTAGGGTTCTCGTCCAGCCCTTTCCTTTCGCAGATGGGAAAATAAGGCACTGGTCCAAGTCACCCAGAGTGCCAGTGGCAAGGCCTTGCTTGCTTCCCAGATCCCCTGACCTCCGACAGGAGCTTCTCTCCCACCAGATGCTTGTTTCTCCCTGCCTCGCTCATTTCCCCTGTCTTGTGGCAAGAGGCCGACAATCTAAGTTCCAGTCTGCCATGGAATAATGAATTCagtatttactaagcacctactgtgttgtcaggcactcttctaggtaCTGGGGATGGAGCAGAGAACAAGACAGGTAAGAGAATCATAGCTattaaataggtaaataaataaggtaattGTTTACAGTAATAATTGCTACAAGAGAAACACTGACGGGCTGAGATGAATAAGGGGGATGTGTGAGCTACTTCAGTTACactggtcagggaaggcctctctggggGGACATGTGAGCTGAGACCTGCTTGACAAGGAGGAACCAGCCATGGGAAGATCTGGGGGCAGAGCATTCTACGaagaacagcaaatgcaaaggtcctggggtaggATCCAAGGTGGCCCACCCAGGCATCAGAAGGAAGATCAGgctggttgggggatggggggggcagggaatgtGAATAGGCAGGGGCCAGACCACGTAGGACCTTGCTGTGTGCTGTTGGGCCTAGAGCCTGCCCTTACTGGGCTTTGCTCTCCCCATCTCTCATAAAAGAGATTCACTCTACTTAATGGCCTTTCGGTTCCCTTTCTGTTTGTTGACACTGAAGAATTCTGTGACCTGTGGCGTCTTTTCTACCTATCATTGGCAGCCTAGAACATTCCAGGCACTGTGGTTTCTGGCTTTGCTTCACTCATGGCACACTCCCACGGTCTGGAACGCTCCCTAGCTTTTCTGTGGGTCTCTTGCCCTCTGCAGCACTGTGTGTACACCAGAAGGCAGAACCTCTTGGTGACACCTGAGGTCGCCAACACAGAAATGTCTGGATCACTGCAGTACGACAGCTGCTTTTCCAAAAAAGGCAGGAGTATAAAATACCAAGGCCAGAAAGGGTTAGGCTTAATGTCAGAACAAATCAAGACCAAAAAGTGATAGAAACCACtaagggagagagggacaaaggaAAAGACTCACCAAAGAGCCCCTGAATCACTCAGCACCTATGAAAAGGGGCAGTCATATCCCTTCCCAAactcacacagagagagacaactgCCAGGGTCGAAATCCATTAAGGGATTTGTGGGAGGTACCTCTGAGGTATGGGTTCCTACCCTTTCCACACCTAGAAGGCCTCATTTCTGGTCTCTGGCTACCATGCCCAGACCTCTTGCCTCCTCCCCTCATTTTTGTGGGACCATCCTCCCCACAACAGCTGGGAAAGGAATCTGGGTCATCAGTCCCCTGGAGCAGCAAATATTAGGTATCTCTCTATTCCTCAAGGGGGACCAAAGGCTCTCCAGCTCTTTTGCACAGCCCCCTGTTCCCTCCTGTAGATGGAGACCTCCCACCACCCAGGAATTAGAAACCAAGGTCCAGTGAAGATTCAAAACCACCCCCTCTTGAGGAACTGGGAGGCTGGATGCAGACCCATTCCCTCTGGGAAGCCTGGATCCTATATCCCCATGTGTCTCAGCAGTTCCAAGGATTCCGGCTCCCTGGGGTACCCAGACTCCTTCCTCCATACTGGAATCTCCAGGATGATGGAGACCCTCTTCATCAGGAACCAGGGCTTTCACCTATTCTCCCCCCTCCCAGGGCTAGAGGACCAACAGATCCAGTTTCTACTCCCCTGGAGACCAGGACAGAACCCCTTCTAGGAGTCCAACCCCTCAACTTCCTTCAGGACACAGTCTGGAGTCATGCCCTGCGGTCCCCAGGGAAATCAGTTCTCTCCCCCAGACCCCACTCCCCTTCAGGACCTAGGGATCCAGGACACTACAAGTCACGCATCCCAGTCCGTAGTCCTAGAGCCCTCATCGCCTTCAGGCACCCAGGATTCTGGGTGGTGGCCCCCAGCTCTGTTACCTCAGAGGCCCAGACATCCGACGCCAGATTCTGGACTCccaactccacccccacccccccccccccaagcggGACCTGGGAGTCCTCAGCCCCTGGTGGAGCCAAGCAGCACGGACGCTGAGCACCCCGGAAGCCCCGACCCTCATCCCTCCCCTCACTGCGCGGGCCAATAGGGTGCCAGCACCGCCTCGGCATCGGCCTGCATTTCGTCGAGGGCCTGCAGCAGGACACCGTGCGCGGCGCGGTAACCCAGGCCGCCGGTGgccgccgccccgcccgccgGCCACAGGAAGGAAAGGGCGCCCAGCGCCGCGCCCCCCGCAGTGCCCTCGCCCGCCCACGCGCCCAGCCTCGCCTCCACCTCGGCGCGCGTCACGGGGCCCGGGAAGCGCGTCCGCTCTGCCAGCTCCCCGGGAGCCAAGCCTAGCGCGCGCTCGCGTCGAGCCAGCGCCGCGGGTTCGAGCCCCAGCGCGCGCCGCCACTCTGCCAGCTGGCCCCGCAGCAGCGCCACGTCGCACGCCCAGCCTAGCCCTGGTaccggggccgccgccgccgccaggcTAGCCAGCAGAGCCGGCCGCCACGCCCCGGCCCGCAGCGCCGCAGCCTTCATCCGCGCCCCGTGGGGAGACGCAGGTGGCAGCGCCAGCAGCAGCGCCCCCGCCTGGGCCGGGGGGAGCGCGCGCCGCAGCCACTCGCAGAGCCCGGGGAGGCCGCCAGGCCGCAGGGGGAATACGGGCGGCGGTGCCTCCTCCAGCACCTCCCATGTCTCATCCTCCGGGCTCAGTGCGGCCGCACGCTCTGAGTCCCCACTGCCCGATTTCTTCGCGCCGCCGCCAACACGCGGCAAACTCTCACTGCCTGCCTTCTCTGAACCTTCCCCGCTGCCTGCTTTCTCAGACTCTTCCCCGCTACCTTTCTGCAATCCAGTGCCACGGCTCTCCCTTCCCTCACTGCGTGCATTCTTCAACCCCTCTCCGCCTGCGTTCTCTGAGCTCTCGGAGCTGggcttctctgccttctcctcttcctccggGTACTCTGGATCCTCGCCCTCACTGTCTGTTCGCACGCAGACCAGCGGCGCATCTGGCAGCACGAAGGGCCGAACCTCAGCCCAGTCCTTCTCAGTAGGGGCCCCCGGGGTGACGAGGATGAGGGCGTCGTAGTGGGTCGGATGGGGGGCGGCAGCAGTGCCCGCGGAGCCCAGAGGTACGTTCCAGAGCACCACGTTGGGACGCTCTGGGGCGGGGTAGGGCGTGGGCCCCGGGGGCGTGAAAACAGGCTCGTCATCTGGGTCAGTGGGATCCAACCCAAGTAGCATGTTCAGCACAAGGCTCGCATCAGCCTTGCCGGTCACAGCCAGGTCCAGTTGCGCGCTGCCCAGGCGCTCCAGGCCAGCGCGAACCCACGACAGCGCCGCCTCCAGGCCACCGGTCTCAAAGGCCTCACGCACAGCCTCCAGTTCTGCCGCACCCAGTACCTCGAAGCCATCCTGAGCGGGTGGAAGGAGCCTGAAGGAACAGGAAGAGGGAGGGTAAAGGGCAGGAAGAGGGTTTAAACGCTAGAGGGCTGTGCTATGCGGACAGGACTAGGCTCGGATGATAAGGGTGGAATTTTCCGAATGATCCctgaaagaagagggaggggccAGACTAATGGTACAGCATATAGAAACCAGGGCTTAAAACAGGGGTGGGGCAGGTTCGTTGAGGTCAGGTTTCCAACAAAGCCTAAAAGGGGGAACCTGCTAAATCTTCTCTGGGATTCAAGcttttgaggggaggggggggctttTCCAAGGGACCTGCAGGGTTAAGAAAGGCCAAGCAAAACTCACCGAAGGTCGGGCTCAGGCAAAAACAGGCTTGCAACTTAGAATTGTGGACTAAAGAAAAGTCAAGCACCTTCCGACCAGAGCAAGGTCACCCAGGGCGCTCTTTGCTGAGACTAGGTGTAAGGAAGGGAATAAGGACCAAAGAGGGGAAAAGCCTCACCTATCAGTGCTTACCAAAGAAGAAGATGTGGCTAAGGAAAAAAGATGCACACTGAGCCTCATTTGACTTCTATGAAATAGGTGGCCAGGGGATGGGGGAAAAAATTCAGAAGGTAGCCAGCAAATGGGCATAGAAACGAGACGGGATTAGAGAAAGGCGGTGGGGGAGCGATCCCAGAAATAATAAGGCTCACTGAGGGTGTGGCTTTACAAGGACTGGTGTAGCTGGAGAACAAAGCTGATGATGGGGAGGGCGAGGAGGGCTCAAAGAAAAAGTGTGACTCCTAGGGTAAAACCTTCGCGGGCATCACAAGCTTGTGTGCTGAGTGGGCCCTCCTTCAAACTTTTGCGGGGGAGGGAGGTAGTATTTGGGCTTTAGGTCCTGGCCTCTCCTAAAATTCTCACTGGGGCAGGGCTTGTGACCTCAGAACACTGGCAGGagaatgaacctggaggacaggTCGGAACCTATAGCTGACCCTTGGATGGGGCGAGGCCTAGAAGTGGGGAAAGGGTCCAGCACTGAGCTTGGGCTTGGGGTGGAGCCTCGCTGACCTCAAAGCCTGCGCTGAGGGGTGGGATCTGGACGAGAGAGCAGGGCCCCCAGCAGCTATCCTGTTAACGCCTGCCCCAagcttgctgggggtggggtctcGCGGATCTCAAAGAACATTTTCTGAGTGCGAAGTCTAAAAGACCAGGCCTCCAACCCACCCCAACTCCTCGCTCACCTTTGCAGCACCTCCGCCTGGCTCCGCAGCGCCACCCGCAGGCGCTCCAATTCCTTGCAGCCATCTCCGCTGCCGCAGTCGGCCGGCAGCACGAAGAGAGCCGCGGCCCCCAACCCTGCGCTGTTCAGCAGGGCCTCTGTCTCATCCCGGGCCTGAGCTTCATTTTCCGAATCTCCAGGACGGAGGTTCCGCACAGCCAGCAACGGGGTCCCTCCGGCCAGGGCGGCCCGCGCTGCTTCTCCCAGCGCTGGGGCTAAGGGCTCCCCGTTCCCGTCGGGGCCGGGCAACACCAATACCAGCACATTGGCCTCCGCCGCCCAGGGCCCTGGCGCTGCGGGTGGACAGCTCAGCTCGCCCAGGAAAAGGCCAGGGCCGGCAGCTCGCAGGCTGGGGATCCCGGAGTCCGGCCGTCCCTCGGGAATCTCTATCGTCTCCACATTCCCGTCGCACAGCGCTGCAATCAGCGCGGACTTGCCACAGCCCGGAGGCCCCAGGAACAAGGCGGTCACGTCACCCCGTGGCGGTGGCATACCTGGAAAGCAAGGGGGTGGGACAGACCCGGGTCAGGGAGCACTCagcctttttcattctttgtcatCCCACTCTGGTCTCAGACTTCAGTCCTTCACCCCGTCCCCTTCCCTTCTTGGATGTCACTCCCAGGGAAAAATCCGGCACCCACGCCCTACTTTTTCCCCAGAGATAAGGGCATCTTATCCGCCCTCTTTCTGgatacatttttctgtttcaaattctCAAAATCGGgcctccagccctctcctccctcaggGACATAGATGTTTCTATCCCCCACACCTCCCTTCCAAATCACTAACCGAGCAAACCGCCGACACAACCTGAGAGTTCAGTCGGCGGCGACTTATCAGCCGCCGAGAAGCCCCGCCCCTGGGGTCTGGCGGACGGAGGCCGAAGAGGTTAGAGGGCCGGGATTTGGGGACGTCCGGACACGTTCCGGGGGCTCTAACCTGACGTCACTCTTTTAAGGAGAGGGTGTGTCTTGGAAGCGTGACCTCGGGGCTACAGCCCTTCACGGCGCCTGCGCAAAGCCATCGACGTACGCCCGCTCCTTATGGGGGTCCTGCTGCCGCAAGGCTCGGAACAATGAAGGAGTCAAGGCGCCTGCGCGACAGGAGAGCCTGGCCACAGTGGCGCAAGAAGCTGAGGTCTGTACGGCACCGGGGCCTGCAACGTCATCATAACGCACCCCAGTGCAGAAAAGGACCCCTCCCGTTACTCTGAGGACCCGGTTGGCGAGACTGCATCACTTGCCGGATAGCATGCCGGGCCTGGGCTTCGAGAGGCTCATCAGGCGAAAGGGCGTGGAAGCCACTGGGACCTTAAGACTCGGTGGGCCCTACCCCGCTTCCCTCCGGGTGGCGGCGCTGTGACGAGCGACTGACAGGCGCAACGAAAGGCAGCCCTCTGCCGTCTGGAGAAAAACGGAGGCCTGGGCTACCCGCCTCGGGAGGAGGGAACCGAGGGCAGTGCTTGGGGCGAAGGCTGAAGGCGCGCGTGGGAGGCGGGGGCCCTGGGTGGAACGAGGGTTACAGGATGTCAGAGAAAGATGCCTCCCGGGAAGAGGCGGGCTAAAGCCTGGATGCCAGCACCGGCCTCAAGACACGTGGGAGACGGGGATGAGGCTGGTGTCAAAGCTCAAGGGTTCCATGCCGAGTTCAGGGAGTTAGTTTGATGTAGGAGGCCACAGGTCTCATACAGGTGAGAAGGCTCGAAGGGGTGTCACAAACCTAGGGAGTCGACTCTTTTGGGAGGGTCGAAGCTTCCCTAGGGAACAGCTCCATCAGGTTAGAGTTCAAGAGGATGGCATCTTATGGGGGCAAGGAGAGCCTGTCAGAAGTCACGGGATTAGCGGGCCCTTTAATGCTGTCGATAGACGAGCGACTTCACTTGATTTACTATTCTGTCATGCGTGCTACTCTCTTGACCAGAGGGATCCCAGTCACTATGGAGGACCCGCACCCTGAAGAGACCATGGAGCAGCAGGATTCGTCCAAGGAGAGGAGTCCCCGCAGTCCAGGAGGCGACATCTGTGAGTGCTGCTGGCCAGAGGAGGGTGGGGTGCTGGAGCTGATGCTAGCTAAAGGTATTTCTATAGCATTTCAGTGTCCCAGGCGTTACAAGCACTTGCCTGCTGGGAAGGGTCTCTAATAAATGGCTTCTAAGCTGCCCTACCAGGGACTGCCACTCTCCACCCTTACCCTCATTCTGCTCAGATGTAcccaccctgctttgtccacgtAAGTTCAAGTGGGCTGCAGTTCGGGGGAACAAAGTGGCATCCAGAGAGGCTTGGGGTGGGAGATGTGGCTGGGAAAAGTGGGGCACTGGCAGAGGAGCCCCAAGGTTCCAGGCCCAACTCTGCCTCAGACTTTCGGTGTGACTCGGGCTTGGGTTTCCCTATGTCAAGAGAGGTTGCCACTACTCAGGTGACACGGCTGTAATGGGGAttggggcagagaaggggaaggtCTGATGTTAATGAAGGCAGCCAATTTGACAGAGCATGATAGCAACAGCTTCTACTGAAGGCTCTTGATGCTTATGGGCGCTTTGTAAGCTTTTAACCTTCGTTATCTCAGTCCTCCTGTCGGACCCAGGCAAGGAGAGGTTATCTGTGACAAGGACAGCCCCAGTGTCAAGGCCCTTCagccaaagaccaccaggaaCACACCCTACAGTTGAACGAGTTGGGTTTATTGCTCTTTGCACTGAGGAAGCACACATGCCCTGGGGCGCTGTGGGGCATCTCCGTGTTAGAAAGGATTTATCTTAGGTGGTTTTGGGAAGGGTTCAAGGAAGGGTTTTGCTCCAGAATTAGATGCTGCCTGGTAAGCAGGTGCAAAAGATAGGGTGGTCAGATCTTATCTAGGAGGGAGGCACAAAGGCTCAAGCTGCGactgataaagcagcagcagccCCTCCTAAGAGCCAGGATAGTGGGGTGTTTGGTCTTTCTTGTGGCTTGGACAACGTTCATGTTTTGTCTGTGTTCAGACGTTATTCTGGCATGGTCTTGACTTGATTCATCTCAGTCACAGCATGGCCTTGTCTGACGAGGTTCTGTGAAACTGCTTATGTTCAACAGGAGAACATCAAGGCCTAGCTGCGAGCGCCAGGCCGGCCCCCGGCTGTCaagctgcttttctctttctcaataCTAATAATTGCAAACCACTGTGTAgcactcttctaagcactttatatgaattaattcatttactcCTTCCAGCAACCCAATGAGATAGCAATAACCGTACTGATCAGTTGTAGCCATACTGATATGGTTATGACCCCAttctccagatgaggaaacttgtACTTGCCTAGGAAGTGGTAGATCTGGAATTCAGTGCCAGGCGGTCTGGCTCCAGAGACTGTGCTCTAACCACGGGGCTCTGTTGGAAGGGCAGATTCCCCGGGTTCCAGTCCTGACTCCACCATTTCATTTCCCGGCCTCATGACTGTAGGCAAGTTGCCcggcctttctgagcctcagcctgCTCATCCATAAAACAGGTCCTGTAATAGTTTGCCTGTGCCACTGTCCAGCCCTGGCATatagcctggcacatggtaagcccTGAATGTGAATTGTTGGCATGACTCTGGGGCTTGGGAGAGGTCCTGGTGACTCTTGCTGGCTTCCCCCCGACCTCTCCCCACGTCCCTCAGGCCACCTGGGGGCCCCGCAGTGCACCCGCTGCCTCATCACCTTCGCCGATTCCAAGTTCCAGGAGCGTCACATGAAGCGGGAGCACCCAGCGGATTTCGTGGCCCAGAAGCTGCAGGGGGCCCTCTTCATCTGCTTCACCTGCGCCCGgtccttcccctcctccaaggCCCTGATCGCCCATCAGCGCAGCCACGGTCCAGCCGCCAGGCCCTCCACGCCAGTGGTGCCCACCGCTGCCCAGCCTACATTCCCCTGCCCTGACTGTGGCAAGACCTTTGGGCAGGCTGCTTCTCTGAGGCGGCACCGCCAGGCGCATGAGACCCGCACCCCTCCCGGCCCCTTTGCCTGCACTGAGTGTGGTCAGGACTTTGCCCAGGAAGCTGGGCTGCATCAACACTACATCCGGCATGCCCGGGGGGAGCTCTGAGTGAGGGCTAAGCCCTCCCTAGGGCAATGGGTGTGGGGGAGGGTTCTTTGGCTGCTAGAACCCACCTCTGATATGGGACGGGGGCCTTGGAAGGATTTGCTTCCCTCCCTGGACAGGCAAAGGACTCCTGATAAGTAGGACCCAGAAGATGCTCATCTACAGCTTCAGTCTTTGGAGGACACAGAGGCCTTCAGGGATATAGTGAAATTAGTGaaatcttttgtttaaaaaaaaaaatgagcaagcaAAAGGGAAAACTGTTATTTGTATCTCCCTCATTCCCAATTAAATAGTTTGAAATCACAACTAGCTGCAGATTGTGTAATCACCTTTAATTCTTCCCAGACGGGTGGCATGAGCTGTAGGAGCAAATTCCCCTGGATGTGTGCCTGAAAGGGGGCAGGGAAGGTGAGGTGTTGCGGGGCCTGTAATGTCACTGGAAGGGTCCCAGACGTGGAGGAACTTGGGCCTTTGGAGACAGAATAGCAAAGTTGGGGGCTGTACTCTGAGTCATGTGGGGGTTGCAATTCAAGTCCTTGTCTTCTACCACCCTGTCAGTCTTTCCCACTCACGGAGAGGCCATGGTATTGGATGGACTGGGGCTCCCCCCCCAATGATCTATTGCCCgcttaaataattttatgtacTATTCTGGTCATGGAATATTTTCTAGATGTGTAAGTGAGATGAcatgaataaaattaacaaatagtatctaaaaacaaaaaagacctaCATTAAAATGTCTAAACAAGGAACTCTGGCTCTTGAGCAGGAATTCCCAGAAAATATAAGGGCACAGGatggggatgcctaggtggctcaggtggttaagcgtccaactcttaattccggcttatgtcatgatctcagggtcgtgagagccAGCCCGgtttcaggctctgcactgagcatggagcctgcttaagattctcaatctccctctccctctgccccacacccctTCGCACatccctctctctcactttcaaaataaataaaataaaaagaagggcacagggagggggaaGCTTAGGTCAGAGCTGGCCTGGCCCTGCAGGGAATCTGGTTTGAAATCAAACAGAGATACCTTCTGTTTCCTGTTGTATTTGGCCAACATTGGGAGAGCTCCCATTAAGATCCTATTTTCAGCTCTTGAAAAGCCTAACCCTGGGCCGAGTCCCACCGGGCCTCGTGCTGAGTGTGGTCAGGACTTTGGATTACCTGTCCTGCCCCCTTTAGTGACAATGGTTGATGCCCTGCATACAATAATCACAGAGTCTATCTGAACCGAGggatggggggcggagcaagatggcggaggagtaggagacctggattttgtctggtctcaggaattcagctgaatagggatcaaaccattctgaacacctatgaactcaacaggagatggatgAACTGAGGGATGTTTTTAGAGCCCATAGCTGAGATAGATATGGTAGAGACTGATAGATGTCTCCCAATTTTTAGCTAGGTACATGGTAGCTACAAACACTCCCATTCCCCAGGgtcccttgcagctaggtgtggCCCTGTGACCCGAGTTCTGGCTAAATTCTGGGTAGAGTTCTCAGGCTTCAGAGAGGGACATGCCTTTTCCTCTACCTGCCTGCCTGGAGTGTGGACATGGTATCCAGCCATCTTGGGCCATGAGAGCAAGATATGGGCTGGCAGAGCAGCAAGACAGCAAAAGGATGGATCCCTTGACCGTGCGCCCCTGGGACCATGATGACTTCATGGAGCAGTCATCATACCAGCCCTAGAATATCCACTTCCATACTATCACGTAAGAGAGAAATAAGCCTCTATCTTGTTTAAATCACCCTTATTTTGGGTCTCTGTCACATGCAGCCTCATTTAAAGCCTGTCTGCAGCGCAGAACTGCAGATCTGAGTAGTCGCAATGGAGACCGTATGGCCCGCCAAGCCTAAAATAGGAAAGggccatctggccctttacagtaAAAGTTGGCTGACCTCTTCTCTAACAGACAGACAAACAACCTACTCTGAGCCTGGCAGCCAGGATTCCCATCCCGGGAAATACTACCTCTAGTAGGGGGctgtgcatgcatgtgtttgTTTGTGTAGGATTTGGGCGGGGCTAGCTAGCCCGGATCTCTTTGCTTGGATGACTTACGGGGGAAATTGGTTTGGAGTCAGTTGGCCATCACTGTTTCCTAAAATATCGACTTCACCAAAGTCAAAT
This region includes:
- the IRGQ gene encoding immunity-related GTPase family Q protein — translated: MPPPRGDVTALFLGPPGCGKSALIAALCDGNVETIEIPEGRPDSGIPSLRAAGPGLFLGELSCPPAAPGPWAAEANVLVLVLPGPDGNGEPLAPALGEAARAALAGGTPLLAVRNLRPGDSENEAQARDETEALLNSAGLGAAALFVLPADCGSGDGCKELERLRVALRSQAEVLQRLLPPAQDGFEVLGAAELEAVREAFETGGLEAALSWVRAGLERLGSAQLDLAVTGKADASLVLNMLLGLDPTDPDDEPVFTPPGPTPYPAPERPNVVLWNVPLGSAGTAAAPHPTHYDALILVTPGAPTEKDWAEVRPFVLPDAPLVCVRTDSEGEDPEYPEEEEKAEKPSSESSENAGGEGLKNARSEGRESRGTGLQKGSGEESEKAGSGEGSEKAGSESLPRVGGGAKKSGSGDSERAAALSPEDETWEVLEEAPPPVFPLRPGGLPGLCEWLRRALPPAQAGALLLALPPASPHGARMKAAALRAGAWRPALLASLAAAAAPVPGLGWACDVALLRGQLAEWRRALGLEPAALARRERALGLAPGELAERTRFPGPVTRAEVEARLGAWAGEGTAGGAALGALSFLWPAGGAAATGGLGYRAAHGVLLQALDEMQADAEAVLAPYWPAQ
- the ZNF576 gene encoding zinc finger protein 576 isoform X2, encoding MKESRRLRDRRAWPQWRKKLRGIPVTMEDPHPEETMEQQDSSKERSPRSPGGDICHLGAPQCTRCLITFADSKFQERHMKREHPADFVAQKLQGALFICFTCARSFPSSKALIAHQRSHGPAARPSTPVVPTAAQPTFPCPDCGKTFGQAASLRRHRQAHETRTPPGPFACTECGQDFAQEAGLHQHYIRHARGEL
- the ZNF576 gene encoding zinc finger protein 576 isoform X1, which gives rise to MASYGGKESLSEVTGLAGPLMLSIDERLHLIYYSVMRATLLTRGIPVTMEDPHPEETMEQQDSSKERSPRSPGGDICHLGAPQCTRCLITFADSKFQERHMKREHPADFVAQKLQGALFICFTCARSFPSSKALIAHQRSHGPAARPSTPVVPTAAQPTFPCPDCGKTFGQAASLRRHRQAHETRTPPGPFACTECGQDFAQEAGLHQHYIRHARGEL
- the ZNF576 gene encoding zinc finger protein 576 isoform X3 produces the protein MEDPHPEETMEQQDSSKERSPRSPGGDICHLGAPQCTRCLITFADSKFQERHMKREHPADFVAQKLQGALFICFTCARSFPSSKALIAHQRSHGPAARPSTPVVPTAAQPTFPCPDCGKTFGQAASLRRHRQAHETRTPPGPFACTECGQDFAQEAGLHQHYIRHARGEL